From the Sulfurospirillum tamanense genome, one window contains:
- a CDS encoding efflux RND transporter periplasmic adaptor subunit produces the protein MKKVFLAMLLMLQALVAEEVYATFDVVSERSSELGLSLSGIVARLHVDVGDKAKKGDLLLSLHNAEEKNAYEIAKKNAEHAQKSYDRYAQIADVIEKEKMDNYLHDKEIKALTAQNKEIVYKKTELRAPYDLVVTKKMTELGSIVLGSQTKLLTVESTDAIKLILEFDQKYWQNVHVGQRFVYRVDGSEETYEGVISKIYPAVLSSTRKMQAEVKAQNLLPGLFGYGTIIVE, from the coding sequence ATGAAAAAAGTTTTTCTAGCCATGCTGTTGATGCTTCAAGCCCTTGTTGCAGAGGAAGTGTACGCTACCTTTGATGTGGTAAGCGAACGAAGTTCAGAGCTAGGGCTCTCTCTTTCTGGAATTGTAGCGCGTTTACATGTAGACGTTGGCGACAAGGCGAAAAAAGGCGATTTACTTCTTTCCTTGCACAATGCCGAGGAAAAAAACGCCTATGAAATCGCCAAGAAAAATGCCGAACACGCCCAAAAATCATACGACCGCTATGCCCAAATCGCCGATGTCATCGAAAAAGAAAAAATGGATAACTACCTTCACGACAAAGAGATCAAAGCTCTCACCGCCCAAAACAAAGAAATTGTCTACAAAAAAACAGAACTTCGCGCCCCCTATGATCTGGTAGTCACCAAAAAAATGACCGAACTTGGCAGTATTGTACTGGGCTCTCAGACCAAACTTTTAACCGTAGAGAGCACCGATGCCATCAAGCTAATCCTTGAATTTGATCAAAAATACTGGCAAAACGTTCACGTAGGACAAAGATTTGTCTATCGCGTTGATGGGAGTGAGGAAACCTACGAGGGCGTCATTAGCAAAATTTACCCCGCAGTTCTTTCAAGCACCCGCAAAATGCAAGCTGAAGTCAAAGCCCAAAACCTTCTTCCAGGCCTTTTTGGCTATGGCACCATCATCGTGGAATAA
- a CDS encoding TetR/AcrR family transcriptional regulator, with protein sequence MARIIDKEEKRNDIARASIALFCDKGIQQTSMDAIAKSAGVAKGTIYLYFKNKEEIIFAIWDMIVARHHEAYTKRITDAMSAKEKILDFFNFGECAEEEDKEQILSLYQHFISAMLIDKTGLYTAYFESFFQKDFDFIIQSLREGEAKGEFVVENIELLTTSITLLIKGLLVRAKASNMGFYEAQSILIEHITFLLSQCTQPKHQKVAPFYEADKETKGTIQ encoded by the coding sequence ATGGCACGCATCATCGACAAGGAAGAAAAGCGCAATGACATCGCCCGCGCATCCATCGCACTTTTTTGCGACAAAGGTATCCAACAAACCAGCATGGACGCCATCGCCAAAAGTGCAGGAGTAGCCAAAGGGACAATTTACCTTTACTTTAAAAACAAAGAAGAGATTATTTTTGCTATCTGGGACATGATTGTTGCCCGCCATCACGAGGCCTACACTAAGCGCATCACAGACGCCATGTCCGCCAAAGAGAAGATTTTAGATTTTTTCAACTTCGGGGAATGTGCAGAAGAGGAGGACAAAGAGCAGATTCTTAGCCTCTACCAGCACTTCATTAGCGCCATGCTCATCGACAAAACAGGGCTTTACACAGCGTATTTTGAAAGCTTTTTTCAAAAAGACTTCGACTTCATTATCCAAAGCCTCCGCGAGGGTGAAGCAAAAGGCGAATTTGTTGTCGAAAACATTGAGCTGCTTACCACGAGTATCACATTGCTAATCAAAGGACTATTAGTGCGCGCAAAAGCTTCCAATATGGGCTTTTACGAAGCGCAAAGCATCCTCATCGAGCACATCACCTTCCTCCTAAGCCAATGCACCCAACCAAAACACCAAAAAGTTGCCCCGTTTTATGAAGCGGACAAAGAAACCAAAGGAACGATTCAATGA
- a CDS encoding pseudouridine synthase yields MSRDAEPTLEAPQAVHTSAKLLALNKPKGYLVTRSDDLGRKTVYNLLPSWAYEQGWMPIGRLDLESRGLLLFTTEGKINNALTKPGSCVKVYEIWVRGHVSDAHIAQALQGVETPQGLLKALGVEKIGTGGAKTKLRVIIDEGKNRHIRRLFGALSDAKFGTPLKVIALERVSIGSLTLELELGKWRFLLPEEEKALLKNLAP; encoded by the coding sequence GTGAGCCGTGATGCTGAGCCTACCCTAGAGGCACCCCAAGCCGTTCACACTTCCGCAAAACTGCTCGCGCTCAACAAACCCAAAGGCTATCTGGTCACACGCTCGGATGACCTTGGGCGAAAAACGGTCTATAACCTTTTGCCTTCTTGGGCGTATGAACAAGGGTGGATGCCCATCGGCCGCCTTGATTTGGAGTCTAGGGGGCTTTTGCTCTTTACCACTGAGGGTAAAATCAACAACGCCCTAACCAAGCCAGGAAGTTGCGTGAAGGTGTATGAAATCTGGGTCAGAGGCCACGTGAGCGACGCACACATAGCGCAAGCTTTACAAGGCGTAGAGACCCCACAAGGCTTACTCAAAGCCCTTGGAGTCGAAAAAATAGGCACAGGTGGCGCAAAAACGAAACTCCGAGTCATCATCGACGAGGGCAAAAACCGCCACATCCGTCGGCTTTTTGGCGCGCTTAGTGATGCCAAATTTGGAACACCTCTAAAAGTCATCGCTCTTGAGCGCGTGAGCATTGGAAGTTTGACGCTTGAGCTTGAGCTTGGTAAATGGCGTTTTCTTTTGCCTGAAGAAGAAAAGGCGCTCCTAAAAAACCTTGCCCCATAA